From Vibrio maritimus, one genomic window encodes:
- a CDS encoding DUF723 domain-containing protein: MMDKEKRAAQFLARAKEKFGDLYDYSNIQYEHNRAQVTIICPHHGEFRVLPNNFLARDIGCPHCGREAAKRKGERTTTKKEPSMAAGHISSMSVVIKPSILTY, encoded by the coding sequence ATGATGGACAAGGAAAAAAGAGCGGCACAATTTTTAGCTAGGGCCAAAGAAAAGTTTGGGGACCTCTATGATTACTCAAACATTCAATACGAGCACAACCGCGCACAAGTGACTATCATTTGCCCTCACCATGGAGAATTTCGGGTACTGCCGAACAACTTTCTAGCCAGAGACATCGGTTGCCCTCATTGTGGACGAGAAGCCGCAAAGCGGAAAGGCGAGAGAACTACAACAAAAAAAGAGCCATCGATGGCTGCGGGACACATCAGTTCAATGTCCGTGGTTATCAAACCCAGCATCCTGACCTATTGA
- a CDS encoding ANR family transcriptional regulator — protein sequence MHLYQEQCKKEYCLKLAQKAAELERDYQYENAAMVWKQVSHLASHPENILWAKNRHEFCLRYRPIKPPTRRGRPRSLDALRERY from the coding sequence ATGCACCTTTATCAAGAGCAATGTAAAAAAGAGTACTGTTTAAAACTTGCCCAAAAAGCCGCAGAGCTAGAGCGTGATTATCAGTACGAGAATGCTGCAATGGTATGGAAACAAGTCTCCCATCTTGCTTCTCACCCTGAAAACATATTATGGGCAAAGAACCGCCATGAATTTTGTTTAAGGTACAGACCTATCAAGCCCCCGACAAGGCGGGGACGCCCTAGAAGCCTCGACGCTCTGAGAGAACGCTATTAA
- a CDS encoding ATPase, T2SS/T4P/T4SS family encodes MQTYDVLLDDTLKSIYYQHQDSLLIEPGDILTCDFDSPAIALLETYCQDHPATLNGHVSNVRFAEKSVVRGLIDATRIEEDSQSVQSNSDVAKFIKQLFQKSVTLNASDIHIEVYRNETRLLARVDSRIIELQARIPDKDYGMQLFGYLFNDLATDTDGDFYQQNINNGRVLLDLMVQDSQARETKKRETRWRTAYAPCKDDGGKCVLRWLNKEETIPSLDELGLTNGQIEALKAFLHSPSGACIIAGQVGSGKSTLLASCFEAMKGTGRAMHSLEDPIEFDLGVPQTLVINREKDEDGFFTYTKADIDIEMHGECREHKGAMSGCRKAETGQLFFTTIHTSSAIGIAHTLNQQMHVPLAVIAAPNLMKVWIYQTLVRVHQDSSTSPTVDIRIRLIQVK; translated from the coding sequence ATGCAAACTTATGACGTCCTTTTAGATGACACCCTCAAATCCATTTACTACCAACATCAAGACAGCCTATTGATAGAGCCTGGTGACATTCTAACGTGTGACTTTGACAGCCCAGCCATTGCGCTACTGGAAACGTATTGCCAAGACCACCCGGCCACCTTAAATGGTCATGTCAGCAACGTTCGATTCGCTGAAAAAAGCGTGGTTCGAGGGCTCATTGATGCCACGCGCATCGAGGAGGACTCACAAAGCGTGCAAAGCAACTCGGACGTCGCCAAGTTCATCAAGCAGCTGTTTCAAAAATCCGTCACCCTTAATGCCTCTGACATTCATATCGAAGTGTACCGAAATGAAACCAGACTATTAGCCCGTGTGGACAGCCGCATTATTGAATTGCAAGCCCGCATTCCAGACAAAGACTACGGTATGCAGCTCTTTGGTTATCTGTTTAACGATCTTGCCACCGACACCGATGGCGATTTCTACCAACAAAACATCAATAATGGTCGAGTACTGCTTGACCTGATGGTTCAAGATAGCCAGGCCCGTGAGACCAAGAAGCGAGAAACACGCTGGCGAACCGCTTATGCGCCTTGTAAAGATGACGGTGGCAAATGTGTCCTGCGCTGGCTCAACAAAGAAGAAACCATCCCTTCACTTGATGAGCTGGGATTGACCAATGGGCAAATTGAGGCCCTAAAAGCCTTTTTGCACAGCCCTTCTGGCGCTTGCATCATTGCAGGTCAAGTCGGCAGTGGTAAATCCACCTTACTCGCCTCTTGTTTTGAAGCCATGAAAGGCACAGGGCGGGCCATGCACTCCCTTGAAGATCCGATTGAGTTTGATTTAGGCGTACCTCAAACCTTAGTCATCAATCGAGAAAAAGACGAAGACGGTTTTTTCACCTACACCAAAGCGGACATAGATATCGAAATGCACGGCGAGTGTCGAGAGCACAAAGGGGCCATGAGTGGCTGTCGAAAAGCCGAAACGGGTCAGCTGTTCTTTACCACCATCCACACCTCCAGCGCCATTGGTATTGCCCATACGCTGAATCAACAAATGCACGTCCCGCTTGCGGTTATCGCCGCACCAAACTTAATGAAGGTGTGGATTTACCAAACCTTGGTTCGTGTCCATCAGGACTCATCTACAAGTCCAACGGTTGATATAAGGATCCGCTTAATTCAAGTGAAGTAA
- a CDS encoding trypsin-like serine protease: MKKALTPLIFTLFSANTFAAQDGTADSWDNNDNLVNLNCIGTLTAAHCLDDQYLQFSDGKFRSSTNRTNHPNYVGNSGFDVALLILDPPAQSQHSFYFADLTNDPLTDKEHITFWGFGGTDEHLHYATQEIDEANTSGHPTAYMYMRGVNIGQGSVDYGDSGGPWLNVHNAIIAVTSKGSSYGDNLHYAKDFILDTINGWHYLTVANTSSGQVTIKVQSLHQNPVVDSAYTSGDAKIIGGTCQSAGTSNAFATCDYVIENQGGEGTLHLNDSESISINPQTNSDGNSSGGAGSLCLLSAVALMTLGLRRRFLKG; the protein is encoded by the coding sequence ATGAAAAAGGCTCTTACACCACTTATTTTTACACTATTTTCAGCGAATACTTTTGCCGCCCAAGACGGGACAGCCGATAGTTGGGATAATAATGATAACCTCGTCAATTTAAACTGCATAGGGACCCTCACCGCGGCGCATTGTTTAGATGACCAATATCTACAATTTTCAGATGGTAAATTCCGCTCATCTACCAACCGAACAAACCATCCAAATTATGTTGGCAACTCAGGGTTTGATGTGGCGTTGTTAATACTAGACCCCCCCGCCCAATCCCAACATTCATTTTACTTTGCTGATTTAACCAATGACCCACTCACCGATAAAGAACACATTACCTTCTGGGGCTTTGGTGGCACGGATGAACATTTACATTATGCCACTCAAGAAATTGATGAAGCTAACACATCAGGCCACCCTACGGCTTACATGTATATGCGCGGAGTCAATATTGGACAAGGCAGTGTTGATTATGGTGATAGTGGCGGGCCGTGGTTAAACGTTCATAACGCCATTATCGCCGTAACGTCAAAAGGTTCCAGTTACGGCGATAACCTCCACTACGCCAAAGACTTTATCCTAGACACCATTAATGGCTGGCATTATCTGACCGTCGCTAATACCAGTTCAGGTCAAGTGACTATTAAGGTTCAGTCTTTACACCAAAATCCCGTCGTTGACAGTGCTTATACGTCTGGGGATGCTAAAATCATTGGCGGCACTTGTCAAAGTGCAGGCACCTCAAACGCTTTCGCGACGTGTGATTACGTTATCGAGAATCAAGGAGGAGAAGGCACGCTTCACCTTAATGACTCTGAATCTATCTCTATCAACCCTCAAACGAATTCCGATGGTAACAGTTCAGGTGGCGCTGGTTCTCTCTGCTTGTTGTCTGCAGTGGCGTTAATGACTTTAGGACTTCGTCGCCGATTTTTGAAGGGATAA
- a CDS encoding FxLYD domain-containing protein, which produces MKIGSILLLFFAISSQSVFANSNLYQISNVSPVVDNMTRITYIEGDFENTSPKTLQNIFVKINLYKNDKLVGNTLDHASNLPANTIWRFKAAAPMGVDRYQIIDVTLY; this is translated from the coding sequence ATGAAAATAGGGTCAATATTACTTCTGTTTTTTGCGATAAGTTCGCAATCAGTTTTTGCTAATAGTAACCTTTATCAAATATCCAACGTCTCTCCTGTTGTGGATAACATGACCCGAATTACTTACATCGAAGGTGACTTTGAAAACACGTCACCTAAAACGCTTCAAAATATTTTTGTCAAAATCAATTTGTACAAAAACGATAAACTAGTTGGTAATACACTCGATCACGCATCAAATCTCCCAGCCAATACGATATGGCGCTTTAAGGCAGCAGCACCTATGGGGGTTGACCGTTATCAAATTATTGATGTAACTCTTTATTAA
- a CDS encoding HAD hydrolase-like protein, which produces MRKLRSYKLVIFDFDGTVTDSFPVFLSILSKVTNKYNLYSVDVNNHKEVEMFRSMNTLNILKKLGVTKVKLPFVVSYTRALMYEHCDNIRLIPEVIVAAKELSSYGVKVAIVSSSTNSYIASVLGEHDMSIFDEIASGVSIFGKASKIKAICRRAGIEGKDAILIGDEVRDEAAAAAANIHFTAVLWGYNNASSFNDKTPFLETPHNLLELI; this is translated from the coding sequence ATGAGAAAATTGAGAAGTTACAAACTAGTTATTTTTGATTTTGATGGCACGGTCACTGATAGTTTTCCAGTTTTTCTTTCAATATTGAGCAAGGTAACGAACAAATACAACTTATATTCTGTAGATGTCAATAATCACAAAGAAGTTGAAATGTTTCGTTCAATGAATACGTTAAATATTCTTAAAAAGCTTGGGGTAACAAAGGTAAAGCTTCCCTTTGTAGTTAGTTATACGAGAGCGTTAATGTATGAGCATTGTGACAATATAAGACTAATTCCTGAGGTGATTGTTGCCGCTAAAGAGTTAAGCTCATATGGAGTAAAAGTTGCAATTGTTAGTTCCTCTACGAATAGCTATATCGCTTCTGTTTTAGGCGAGCACGACATGTCAATTTTTGACGAAATTGCGTCAGGTGTTAGCATATTTGGCAAAGCCTCGAAGATAAAAGCTATATGTAGGAGGGCTGGTATTGAAGGTAAAGATGCGATCTTAATAGGCGACGAGGTAAGAGATGAAGCCGCAGCTGCAGCAGCTAATATTCACTTTACTGCTGTTTTGTGGGGCTACAACAATGCAAGTAGCTTTAATGATAAAACCCCCTTTTTGGAAACACCTCATAATTTACTAGAGTTAATTTAA
- a CDS encoding single-stranded DNA-binding protein, translated as MATRGVNKVILVGNLGNDPEVRYMPNGGAVANITMATSETWRDKATGEQREKTEWHRVAIFGKLAEVAGEYLRKGSQVYIEGQLQTRKWQDQNGQDRYTTEVVVQGYQGVMQMLGSKQGGTQTPQQGWGQPQQPAHQPAQQEPAQQKPQYNEPPMDFDDDIPFAPLCLQYRSLMHAV; from the coding sequence ATGGCAACACGTGGCGTAAACAAAGTTATCTTAGTTGGCAATTTAGGCAACGATCCCGAAGTCCGTTATATGCCTAACGGAGGTGCGGTGGCAAACATCACCATGGCAACATCTGAAACCTGGCGAGACAAAGCGACCGGCGAGCAGCGAGAGAAAACCGAATGGCATCGTGTGGCCATCTTTGGCAAACTCGCCGAAGTGGCCGGAGAATACCTTCGTAAAGGCTCGCAAGTGTATATTGAAGGCCAGCTGCAAACACGTAAATGGCAAGACCAAAACGGACAAGACCGTTATACGACTGAAGTTGTGGTACAAGGGTATCAAGGCGTAATGCAAATGTTAGGCAGCAAGCAAGGGGGAACTCAAACGCCACAGCAAGGTTGGGGACAACCTCAGCAACCTGCGCATCAACCCGCTCAACAAGAGCCTGCTCAGCAGAAGCCACAATACAATGAACCACCAATGGATTTCGACGACGATATCCCGTTTGCCCCGCTGTGTTTACAATATCGCTCATTGATGCATGCGGTCTAG
- a CDS encoding DUF2913 family protein → MQIRKDFEYYKNLHSLVSNALLHLLFQVSTSSRYVPVTRRNEILLKYLKPKLNDKALSNIKKDIKLMIQTARSKGSNLEMKLYEINEKAKQTKIAGAEKLYSLLVYLYDEERIESRLFEEGQTAEPGILYLLEEHIEYCFDHDDSQVAPLSMLIQLERAPELIDVINRHGWFIAEMKEWNSDTFQAHLLLHPATKH, encoded by the coding sequence ATGCAAATCAGAAAAGACTTCGAATACTATAAAAATCTGCACAGCTTAGTCAGCAATGCCCTCCTCCATCTTTTGTTTCAAGTATCGACGTCTTCTCGCTATGTCCCTGTCACAAGGCGAAATGAGATTTTACTGAAATATCTCAAACCAAAGCTCAATGATAAAGCCTTGTCGAATATCAAAAAAGACATCAAGCTAATGATCCAAACCGCTAGAAGCAAGGGAAGTAATTTGGAAATGAAACTGTATGAAATAAATGAAAAAGCTAAACAAACTAAAATTGCTGGAGCAGAAAAGCTCTATTCGTTGTTGGTCTATCTCTACGATGAAGAGCGAATTGAATCCCGCTTATTTGAAGAAGGTCAAACAGCGGAGCCAGGCATTTTATACCTGTTAGAAGAGCATATCGAATACTGCTTTGACCATGATGATTCACAAGTGGCGCCGTTATCAATGCTTATCCAGTTAGAGCGCGCCCCTGAGCTCATTGACGTTATCAACCGCCATGGCTGGTTCATCGCCGAAATGAAAGAATGGAACAGTGACACGTTCCAAGCCCACCTACTCCTCCATCCAGCAACCAAACATTAA
- a CDS encoding helix-turn-helix domain-containing protein — protein sequence MMLSQEFRDFELEAYRNRLTMVVRSVPNLRLSTLTGISRNTLTKYEKQESSPDMRRLLSIATHTRYSIHWILFGDT from the coding sequence ATGATGCTTTCTCAAGAATTCCGAGACTTTGAACTTGAGGCCTACCGAAATCGCTTAACCATGGTCGTTCGCTCAGTCCCCAATCTGCGCTTATCCACCCTAACTGGAATAAGTCGCAACACCTTAACCAAATACGAAAAACAGGAGTCCAGTCCTGATATGCGTCGATTGCTCAGCATTGCAACCCATACCCGCTATTCCATACACTGGATTTTATTTGGGGACACCTAA
- a CDS encoding Hok/Gef family protein — MSKNIALVALLAFCCTAVLLTALFRDSLCELHYKSKTNDLHIILAYEAK, encoded by the coding sequence ATGTCGAAGAACATCGCCCTTGTGGCGCTGCTGGCGTTCTGTTGTACCGCCGTGTTATTAACCGCGCTCTTCCGAGACTCGCTGTGCGAGCTTCATTATAAGAGTAAGACCAATGACCTTCACATAATTCTTGCCTACGAAGCAAAGTAA
- a CDS encoding endonuclease, which produces MIPTQPLKSLALLLFAIGSSSVYAQGNTTITSFSKAKKIMQTQVYTTASMQHTLYCGAVFDAKKNVTLPNGFTTTKYKNRLKRWEAEHVVPAENFGRTFSEWREGHPDCIDKKGKAFKGRKCAEKTNTDYRLMQSDLYNLYPAIGSVNAARQNYNFTMLPQATSNFGQCDMRIEDRKAQPPERARGQIARTYLYFEAVYPRYSMSNAQRQLMNAWDKQYPVTQAECTRAGLIKNQQGNQNPILATRC; this is translated from the coding sequence GTGATACCAACACAACCACTTAAAAGCCTTGCGCTTCTTCTCTTTGCTATTGGAAGTAGTAGTGTTTATGCACAAGGCAACACCACCATCACATCATTCAGCAAAGCCAAGAAAATCATGCAAACGCAGGTTTATACCACCGCCTCAATGCAACACACTCTTTATTGCGGCGCGGTATTTGATGCCAAGAAAAACGTCACCCTTCCAAACGGATTTACGACGACCAAGTACAAAAATCGTCTAAAGCGCTGGGAAGCAGAGCATGTCGTACCCGCCGAAAACTTTGGACGAACTTTTAGCGAATGGCGAGAGGGACACCCAGACTGTATCGATAAAAAAGGCAAAGCCTTTAAAGGGCGTAAATGTGCAGAAAAAACCAACACAGACTATCGCTTGATGCAATCAGACTTATACAACCTTTACCCGGCCATTGGTAGCGTCAATGCCGCTAGACAAAATTACAATTTCACGATGCTGCCCCAAGCGACCAGCAACTTTGGACAATGCGATATGCGCATAGAGGATAGAAAAGCGCAGCCACCTGAGCGCGCACGAGGACAAATCGCGAGAACTTACCTCTATTTTGAAGCGGTCTACCCTCGCTATTCAATGAGTAATGCACAAAGACAGTTAATGAACGCTTGGGACAAGCAGTATCCTGTGACTCAAGCCGAATGCACTAGAGCGGGTCTTATTAAAAATCAGCAAGGTAATCAAAACCCTATCTTAGCCACTCGCTGTTAA